GTAGTCTTTCATGTTTTCGCCCTTAAAAATGGCCTCACTATTTAAAAATCCTCTATAAATTAATTCTTGATTGTCCACGTAAAACCCACTTAAAATTGGCATTTTAACGCAGCTTAATTCATATAAAATGGTGCTGGCCGGTGCAATGGCAAAATTACACTGCTTCATGGTTTCTAACAAAAGTGTTTCTGATAGGTTTCGATGGATTTTTAATATATGGGAGTACTTATCCTCTAAATTGAAAATATCATTATGCTTATAAGCGCCACCCAAGACCACCTGTATTTTTTTAAAATTTGAGAATTTTAAAAGCGCTTCAACGGCTTTTATCGTTAAATTAAAAGGGTCCGCCCCTCCAAAACATACAAAAGCGTGATCAACGCTCTCAATGGTTTTATTTTTTTTAGCTTCTTTTAAAAAAAGTGGTCTTAATAGGGCGAATTTAGTTCCTAAAGCTAGTTGGGTATAGTTTTCCTTACTATACTGTTTTTCTTGAATATATGGGGAATGATTTATAACCACATCTGCATACATGTGTTCTTGGGCCAGATCGTCTATATAAATTAAACGGTATCCCTTTTGCTTTATATGCTTTTGATATGAAGAGGTGAATTGATAGCCATCTGCAATTATAACATAATTTAAAGGCGAGAAATTAGCTTGCAACCATTCTGGTTCCTCTTGGATTGAAACGGAATTGGGGATTGTTAATTTGTTAAAATGTTCTGGGATAACATTTGTCGTTGAATCTTCTTTTGTTACAAATACAAAATCTATTTGATCTTTAACAATTGCTACAAGACTAAACAATCTATATAAGTGTCCTAATCCAGTTTTAGAATTACCATCAGCTCTAAAGATTATTTTTTTCATTGTTGATTAATAATTTGTATTTCATTTCTGCCAAAGCCCAATCAGTTTGAGAATCTATATCTTGTGCTTCTAATGCTGAAATTACTATAGCTCCAGAGTTGGATGTAAATAATTTTTTTTCTTTTAGGAAAGAAGAAATCATTAACCAATAAAACTGACCTGAATCATGAAATCGAGGTTCTAAATCTTGCGATCTGGTGTTCAAGTGCGCTTCCCAAACCATCTCAATTTTATTATTCTTTTTCTTTAAAGAACGTTGAATAGGAAATGAAAATTCTACTACAGGAAAAACACTTT
Above is a window of Bizionia sp. M204 DNA encoding:
- the pseG gene encoding UDP-2,4-diacetamido-2,4,6-trideoxy-beta-L-altropyranose hydrolase — its product is MKKIIFRADGNSKTGLGHLYRLFSLVAIVKDQIDFVFVTKEDSTTNVIPEHFNKLTIPNSVSIQEEPEWLQANFSPLNYVIIADGYQFTSSYQKHIKQKGYRLIYIDDLAQEHMYADVVINHSPYIQEKQYSKENYTQLALGTKFALLRPLFLKEAKKNKTIESVDHAFVCFGGADPFNLTIKAVEALLKFSNFKKIQVVLGGAYKHNDIFNLEDKYSHILKIHRNLSETLLLETMKQCNFAIAPASTILYELSCVKMPILSGFYVDNQELIYRGFLNSEAIFKGENMKDYSIFDFEYKIKTILIEQKFSSQINAQKALFDADIAKRHLKIIRDLC